TTCCTCTGGCCCATGCTCGTGTTGAAGGACCCGACGATCCAGCCGCTGTCGGTCAGGCTCCCCGCGATCGCGGGATCGGTCGACCTCGGCGTCTTCCTGGCGTCGCTCGCGATCGCGACCCTGATCCCCGTCGTCCTCTTCCTCGGGTTCCAGCGACTCTTCCTCAGCGGGGCCGGGATGGGGGGCGCGGTCAAGGGCTAGCGCCGGTCACGCCTCCTCGCGCCGGCCCTGCCCGAGCAGGCCCCCGAGGAGGGCGCCCACGACCGAGATGATCACCGAGCCGAACACGGCCGCCCAGAAGCCGTCCACGTGGAAGCCGAGCCCCACCACGCCCGCGAACCACGAGGTCAGTGCGAGCATGGCCGCGTTGATCACGAGCAGGAAGATGCCGAGCGTGAGCACGATGAGGCAGGCGCTCAGCACCTGCATGATCGGCTTGACGACGGCGTTGACGATGCCGAAGATCACGGCGACCCCGAGCAGGGTCAGCGCCTGCGAGGTGCGATCGGTGTCGGTCAGGGTGATGCCGGGCACGATCCACACCGCGACAGCGGTCGCGAGGGCGGTGACGACGAGGCGCAGGAGGAACTTCATGTCACCAGAATGCCATCCGACGACAGCGGGCTCCGCTGGAAGGGGGAGACGGGCCCCGGCAACCGCGCGTTTGCCCGACGACCGTAGGCTTGTCCTGGTCGGACGCGACTCTACGGCCGGCGGAATGGGGATGCGGTGCTGGAGGTCAGGAACGTCTCGAAGACGTACACGACCGGCGACTTCACGCAGGTCGCCCTCAACGACGTCTCCATCGCCTTCCGCGACAACGAGTTCGTCGCCATCCTCGGCCCCTCCGGTTCGGGCAAGACCACTCTGCTGAACGTGGTCGGCGGCCTCGACCACTACGACTCGGGCAACCTGATCATCGACGGCGTGGAGACGTCCCGCTACAAGGACCGGGACTGGGACACCTACCGGAACAACCGGATCGGGTTCGTCTTCCAGAGCTACAACCTGATCCCGCACCAGAGCGTGCTCGCCAACGTCGAGCTCGCGCTCACCCTCGCCGGCGTCTCGCCGGGGGAGCGCCGCCGCCGCGCCGTCGAGGCGCTGACGGAGGTGGGCCTGGCGGACCACATCCACAAGCGGCCCAACCAGCTCTCCGGCGGCCAGATGCAGCGCGTGGCGATCGCCAGGGCCCTGGTCAACGATCCGGAGATCCTGCTCGCCGACGAGCCGACCGGTGCCCTCGACTCGACCACCAGCGTCCAGATCATGGGGCTCCTCACCAGCATCGCCCGGGACCGGCTGGTCATCATGGTCACGCACAACCCCGAACTCGCGGAGGAGTACGCGACCCGCATCGTCTCCCTCCGCGACGGTGTGATCTCGGAGGACACCCATCCCTTCGAACCTACGCCGGCGGCCGCGTCGGGCAGGTCCCCTGGGCGCCGGACCAGCATGTCGTTCCTGACGGCCATCGCCCTGTCGTTCAACAACCTCATGACGAAGAAGGGCCGCACACTGATGACGTCCTTCGCGGGCAGCATCGGCATCATCGGCATCGCCGCGATCCTCGCGCTCGCCAACGGGGTCCAGGCGTACATCAAGGGGGTCGAGGAGGACACCTTGTCGATGTACCCCCTGTCCATCCAGAAGCAGGGCTTCGACGTCGGCTCCCTGCTGGCCGCGTCCGCGGGCCTCATGGAGGAACGGGCGAACGGCGACCGCGACGGCGAGGTCCACGAGGTGGACATGGTCTCGAGCATGTTCGGCGGCATCGGCACCAACGACCTGCGCTCCCTGCGGACCTGGCTCGACAGCGGCGACGCCGGCCTCGACGACTACGTCAACGCCATCGAGTACTCCTACGACGTCACCCCACAGATCTTCGCCGCCGACACCGCTGACGGCCCCAGACAGATCAACCCGGACAACTCGCTCGCGGCCCTGGGGTTCCAGGCCGGGGAGGCGAGCA
The DNA window shown above is from Tessaracoccus defluvii and carries:
- a CDS encoding ABC transporter permease family protein, with the protein product MLVLKDPTIQPLSVRLPAIAGSVDLGVFLASLAIATLIPVVLFLGFQRLFLSGAGMGGAVKG
- a CDS encoding phage holin family protein yields the protein MKFLLRLVVTALATAVAVWIVPGITLTDTDRTSQALTLLGVAVIFGIVNAVVKPIMQVLSACLIVLTLGIFLLVINAAMLALTSWFAGVVGLGFHVDGFWAAVFGSVIISVVGALLGGLLGQGRREEA
- a CDS encoding ABC transporter ATP-binding protein, with protein sequence MLEVRNVSKTYTTGDFTQVALNDVSIAFRDNEFVAILGPSGSGKTTLLNVVGGLDHYDSGNLIIDGVETSRYKDRDWDTYRNNRIGFVFQSYNLIPHQSVLANVELALTLAGVSPGERRRRAVEALTEVGLADHIHKRPNQLSGGQMQRVAIARALVNDPEILLADEPTGALDSTTSVQIMGLLTSIARDRLVIMVTHNPELAEEYATRIVSLRDGVISEDTHPFEPTPAAASGRSPGRRTSMSFLTAIALSFNNLMTKKGRTLMTSFAGSIGIIGIAAILALANGVQAYIKGVEEDTLSMYPLSIQKQGFDVGSLLAASAGLMEERANGDRDGEVHEVDMVSSMFGGIGTNDLRSLRTWLDSGDAGLDDYVNAIEYSYDVTPQIFAADTADGPRQINPDNSLAALGFQAGEASSLMGRREAPTCSGSS